A window of Neisseria canis contains these coding sequences:
- the topA gene encoding type I DNA topoisomerase produces MTKNLLIVESVTKAKSMQKYLGSDFQVLASYGHVRDLIPKNGAVDPEHDFAMKYQIVAKNGKHVDAIVAAAKEADNIYLATDPDREGEAISWHLWEILKSKRGLKNIHPQRIVFHEVTKKAVQEAIQNPRELDFNLVDAQQARRALDYLVGFNLSPLLWKKIRRGLSAGRVQSPALRLICERENEIRAFESREYWSVHMDSHKGRQKFSAKLTHWQGNKMEQFSLPDEASQAEVLKGLEGEKAVVTDVVKKKATRKPVAPYTTSTMQQDAVRKLGMTTDRTMRTAQQLFEGIDVGQGAVGLITYMRTDSVSLSADAVVELRHYIENKIGADFLPKEARAYKTKSKNAQEAHEAIRPTSVYRTPESVKPFLSTDQFKLYQMIWQRTVACQMVDAKFDATTVDIHVGQGVFRVTGQVLAFAGFLNVYQEGQDEDDEDENNKKLPDLKLGDELPVDKLYGEQHFTQPPPRFNEATLVKALEDFGIGRPSTYASIIKTLKDREYVTVDQRRFMPTDTGDIVNKFLTEHFEQYVDYDFTAKLEDSLDEIASGKRQWIPVMDKFWKGFHKQVVEKEGIERAKITTEELEEICPKCGNHKLQIKFGRRGRFIACSGYPDCDYTRNVNETAEDAAKELEEPTVVEGRDCPKCGGQLVYKKGRYGKFIGCANYPKCKHIEPLEKPKETGVACPKCGKGQLIERKSRYGKLFYSCNTYPDCDYAVWNPPIAETCPNCQWPVLTIKTTKRRGTEKVCPQKECGWGEQIEPPAPKE; encoded by the coding sequence ATGACCAAAAATTTATTGATTGTCGAATCAGTTACCAAAGCTAAGTCCATGCAGAAATATTTAGGCTCTGATTTTCAGGTGCTGGCATCTTACGGGCATGTGCGCGATTTGATTCCTAAAAATGGGGCGGTTGATCCCGAGCATGACTTTGCCATGAAATATCAAATTGTCGCCAAAAACGGCAAACATGTGGATGCCATTGTGGCAGCCGCAAAAGAGGCAGACAATATTTATCTGGCCACCGACCCGGATAGGGAAGGCGAGGCCATTTCATGGCATTTGTGGGAAATCTTGAAAAGCAAGCGCGGTTTGAAAAATATTCATCCGCAGCGCATTGTGTTTCATGAAGTGACCAAAAAAGCCGTTCAAGAGGCGATTCAAAATCCGCGTGAATTGGACTTTAATTTGGTGGATGCACAACAAGCGCGCCGTGCCTTAGATTATTTGGTGGGTTTTAACTTATCTCCTCTGCTTTGGAAAAAGATTCGTCGGGGATTGAGTGCGGGCCGTGTACAAAGCCCCGCGCTGCGGTTGATCTGTGAGCGGGAAAACGAAATCCGTGCTTTTGAAAGCCGGGAATATTGGTCTGTCCATATGGACAGCCATAAAGGCCGCCAGAAATTCAGCGCCAAGTTGACGCACTGGCAAGGCAATAAGATGGAGCAGTTTTCTTTGCCGGACGAAGCTTCGCAGGCTGAAGTGTTGAAAGGTTTGGAAGGCGAGAAGGCTGTTGTTACTGATGTGGTGAAAAAGAAAGCGACCAGAAAGCCGGTTGCTCCTTACACTACTTCTACCATGCAGCAGGACGCAGTGCGCAAACTCGGTATGACTACCGACCGCACCATGCGTACGGCCCAGCAGCTTTTCGAAGGTATCGATGTAGGGCAGGGCGCAGTTGGTTTGATTACTTATATGCGTACCGATAGCGTGAGCCTGTCTGCCGATGCGGTTGTTGAGTTGCGGCATTATATTGAAAATAAAATCGGCGCGGATTTTCTGCCCAAAGAAGCGAGAGCTTATAAAACCAAATCGAAAAATGCCCAAGAAGCACACGAAGCGATACGGCCAACGTCGGTTTACCGTACGCCGGAAAGTGTGAAGCCGTTTTTAAGTACCGATCAATTTAAGCTTTACCAAATGATTTGGCAGAGAACGGTTGCTTGTCAGATGGTGGATGCCAAGTTTGATGCAACTACGGTTGATATCCATGTTGGTCAAGGCGTGTTCAGAGTTACAGGCCAGGTGCTTGCGTTTGCCGGCTTCTTGAATGTTTATCAGGAAGGCCAAGACGAAGACGATGAAGACGAAAACAATAAAAAACTGCCTGATTTGAAGCTGGGGGATGAACTGCCCGTCGACAAGCTTTATGGTGAGCAGCATTTTACCCAACCGCCTCCGAGATTTAATGAGGCCACATTGGTAAAGGCGCTGGAAGATTTCGGTATCGGCCGCCCCTCAACCTACGCAAGCATTATTAAAACACTCAAAGACCGAGAATATGTTACCGTGGATCAGCGCCGCTTTATGCCTACTGATACCGGCGATATTGTGAATAAATTCTTAACAGAGCATTTTGAGCAATATGTAGATTATGATTTTACGGCCAAGCTGGAAGATAGTTTGGATGAAATCGCCAGCGGTAAGCGCCAATGGATTCCTGTTATGGATAAATTCTGGAAGGGATTCCACAAGCAGGTGGTTGAAAAGGAAGGAATTGAGCGGGCTAAAATCACTACTGAAGAATTAGAAGAAATTTGCCCGAAATGCGGCAATCATAAATTACAAATTAAATTCGGCAGACGCGGCCGTTTTATTGCCTGCTCTGGCTATCCTGACTGTGACTATACGCGAAATGTGAATGAAACCGCAGAAGACGCGGCAAAAGAGTTGGAAGAGCCAACAGTAGTCGAAGGGCGGGATTGTCCGAAATGCGGTGGGCAGTTGGTTTATAAAAAAGGCCGTTATGGTAAGTTTATCGGCTGCGCCAATTACCCGAAATGCAAACATATCGAGCCGTTGGAAAAACCGAAAGAAACCGGTGTGGCATGTCCGAAATGCGGTAAAGGCCAGCTAATCGAGCGAAAATCACGATATGGTAAACTTTTTTACAGTTGCAACACTTATCCGGATTGCGATTATGCAGTATGGAATCCGCCTATTGCAGAAACCTGCCCCAATTGCCAATGGCCTGTTTTAACGATTAAAACGACCAAGCGAAGAGGCACTGAAAAAGTTTGCCCGCAAAAAGAGTGCGGCTGGGGCGAACAAATTGAACCACCTGCACCTAAGGAATAA
- a CDS encoding YfhL family 4Fe-4S dicluster ferredoxin has translation MSLFITDECINCDVCEPECPNDAIYQGEEIYEINPSLCTQCVGHYDEPQCQQVCPVDCILIDEEHPESQEELQAKYERIVAAK, from the coding sequence ATGTCACTCTTTATTACGGATGAGTGCATCAATTGCGACGTATGTGAACCGGAATGCCCTAATGATGCAATTTATCAGGGCGAGGAAATCTATGAAATCAATCCGAGCTTATGCACACAATGTGTTGGCCATTATGATGAACCTCAATGCCAGCAGGTATGTCCGGTAGACTGTATCTTAATAGATGAAGAGCATCCGGAAAGCCAAGAAGAGTTGCAGGCTAAATATGAACGCATTGTTGCGGCAAAATAG
- the rplJ gene encoding 50S ribosomal protein L10 gives MSLNIETKKAAVEEISTSIANAQTMVIAEYRGISVASMTELRSNARKEGVYLRVLKNTLARRAVEGTSFAALAEQMVGPLVYAASEDAVAAAKVLHQFSKKDDKIIIKAGSYNGEVMDASQVSELASIPSREELLSKLLFVMQAPVSSLARGLAALAEKKEGEAA, from the coding sequence TTGAGTCTCAATATTGAAACCAAGAAAGCAGCCGTAGAAGAAATTAGTACAAGTATTGCTAATGCTCAAACTATGGTTATCGCCGAATATCGCGGTATCAGTGTTGCTAGCATGACAGAGTTGCGTTCCAATGCACGAAAAGAAGGTGTGTATTTACGCGTTCTTAAGAATACATTGGCTCGTCGCGCAGTTGAAGGTACTTCATTTGCTGCTTTAGCTGAGCAAATGGTAGGCCCTTTAGTTTATGCTGCATCAGAAGATGCTGTTGCTGCTGCAAAAGTGTTACATCAATTCTCGAAAAAAGATGACAAAATCATTATTAAGGCAGGTTCTTATAATGGTGAAGTTATGGATGCAAGTCAGGTTAGTGAGTTAGCATCTATTCCAAGCCGTGAAGAATTGTTGTCTAAATTGTTATTTGTTATGCAAGCGCCTGTTTCAAGTCTTGCTCGAGGATTGGCTGCTTTGGCAGAGAAGAAGGAAGGCGAAGCTGCTTGA
- the tuf gene encoding elongation factor Tu: protein MAKEKFERSKPHVNVGTIGHVDHGKTTLTAALTTILAEKFGGQAKGYDQIDNAPEEKARGITINTSHVEYETETRHYAHVDCPGHADYVKNMITGAAQMDGAILVCSAADGPMPQTREHILLARQVGVPYIIVFMNKCDMVDDAELLELVEMEIRDLLSSYDFPGDDCPIVQGSALKALEGDAAYKEKIYELAAALDSYIPTPERAVDKPFLLPIEDVFSISGRGTVVTGRVERGIINVGDEIEIVGLKETQKTTCTGVEMFRKLLDQGQAGDNVGVLLRGTKREEVERGQVLAKPGTITPHTKFKAEVYVLSKEEGGRHTPFFANYRPQFYFRTTDVTGAVTLEEGVEMVMPGENVAITVELIAPIAMEEGLRFAIREGGRTVGAGVVSSIIA from the coding sequence ATGGCTAAGGAAAAATTTGAACGTAGCAAACCGCACGTAAACGTTGGCACCATCGGTCACGTTGACCATGGTAAAACCACATTGACAGCAGCACTAACCACAATTTTGGCTGAGAAATTTGGTGGTCAGGCTAAAGGCTACGACCAAATCGACAATGCTCCGGAAGAAAAAGCCCGCGGCATTACCATTAACACTTCACATGTAGAGTATGAAACTGAAACCCGCCACTATGCACACGTAGATTGCCCGGGTCACGCAGACTACGTTAAAAACATGATTACCGGTGCAGCCCAAATGGATGGTGCGATTTTGGTATGTTCTGCAGCCGACGGTCCTATGCCGCAAACTCGCGAACATATTCTGTTGGCTCGTCAGGTGGGTGTGCCTTACATTATCGTATTTATGAATAAATGCGATATGGTTGACGATGCAGAGTTGTTGGAATTGGTTGAGATGGAAATCCGTGACCTGTTGTCTAGTTACGATTTCCCGGGTGATGACTGCCCGATCGTCCAAGGTTCTGCATTGAAAGCTTTGGAAGGTGACGCAGCATACAAAGAAAAAATCTATGAACTGGCTGCAGCATTGGATAGCTATATTCCTACGCCTGAGCGCGCTGTCGACAAACCGTTCCTGTTACCGATTGAAGACGTATTTTCTATTTCTGGCCGCGGTACCGTAGTAACCGGTCGTGTTGAGCGTGGTATTATCAACGTAGGCGATGAAATTGAAATCGTAGGTTTGAAAGAAACCCAAAAAACCACTTGTACCGGTGTTGAGATGTTCCGTAAGCTGTTGGATCAGGGGCAAGCTGGTGATAACGTTGGTGTTTTGTTGCGCGGTACTAAGCGTGAAGAAGTGGAGCGCGGTCAAGTATTGGCCAAACCGGGTACAATTACACCTCACACCAAATTTAAAGCTGAAGTGTATGTTTTGAGCAAAGAAGAAGGTGGTCGTCATACTCCATTCTTTGCAAACTACCGTCCTCAGTTCTACTTCCGTACAACAGATGTGACAGGTGCTGTGACTTTGGAAGAAGGTGTTGAAATGGTTATGCCTGGCGAGAATGTAGCCATCACAGTAGAATTGATTGCACCGATTGCTATGGAAGAAGGTTTGCGTTTTGCGATTCGTGAAGGTGGCCGGACTGTAGGTGCAGGTGTGGTTTCTTCTATTATTGCTTAA
- the rplA gene encoding 50S ribosomal protein L1, with product MAKVSKRLKTLRQSVEANKLYSIDEAISLVKKAATAKFDESIDASFNLGVDPRKSDQVIRGSVVLPKGTGKVTRVAVFTQGANAEAAKEAGADVVGFEDLAEEVKKGNLDFDVVIASPDAMRIVGQLGTILGPRGLMPNPKVGTVTPNVAEAVKNAKAGQIQYRTDKAGIVHATIGRASFSETDLKENFYALLDALVKAKPAAAKGQYLKKVAVSSTMGLGVRVDTTSVNN from the coding sequence ATGGCTAAGGTGTCCAAGCGTTTAAAAACTCTGAGGCAGTCAGTTGAGGCCAATAAATTATATTCAATTGATGAGGCTATTTCTTTAGTGAAGAAAGCTGCGACAGCAAAATTTGACGAGTCAATTGATGCTTCATTTAATTTGGGTGTTGATCCTCGCAAGTCTGATCAAGTGATTCGTGGTTCTGTTGTGTTACCTAAAGGTACGGGTAAAGTTACTCGAGTAGCTGTGTTTACCCAAGGTGCTAATGCAGAGGCGGCAAAAGAAGCTGGTGCAGATGTTGTAGGTTTTGAGGATTTAGCCGAAGAAGTCAAAAAAGGTAATTTAGATTTTGATGTGGTGATTGCTTCTCCTGATGCTATGCGCATCGTTGGACAGTTAGGAACTATTTTGGGGCCTCGTGGCTTAATGCCGAACCCTAAAGTAGGAACAGTAACCCCCAATGTTGCAGAAGCTGTTAAAAATGCAAAAGCAGGCCAAATTCAATATAGGACAGACAAGGCTGGTATTGTACATGCAACAATTGGTCGGGCTTCTTTCTCTGAAACTGATTTAAAAGAGAATTTTTACGCATTGTTAGATGCTTTGGTTAAAGCAAAGCCTGCTGCTGCTAAAGGCCAATATTTAAAGAAAGTGGCTGTAAGTAGCACGATGGGTTTAGGTGTTCGGGTCGACACAACGAGTGTGAACAACTAA
- the rplL gene encoding 50S ribosomal protein L7/L12 has translation MAITKEDILEAVGNLTVMELNDLVKAFEEKFGVSAAAVAVAAGPAAGAAAAEAKTEFDVILASAGDQKVGVIKVVRAITGLGLKEAKDMVDGAPKTLKEGVSQAEADDIKKQLEEAGAKVEIK, from the coding sequence ATGGCTATTACTAAAGAAGACATTTTAGAAGCAGTTGGTAATTTAACTGTAATGGAGTTGAACGACTTAGTTAAGGCGTTTGAAGAAAAATTTGGTGTATCAGCTGCTGCTGTTGCTGTTGCTGCTGGTCCTGCTGCTGGTGCTGCTGCCGCTGAAGCTAAAACTGAATTTGATGTTATTTTAGCTTCTGCCGGTGACCAAAAAGTAGGTGTTATTAAAGTTGTTCGCGCCATTACTGGTTTAGGCTTGAAAGAAGCTAAAGATATGGTCGATGGTGCTCCGAAAACGCTTAAAGAAGGTGTTTCTCAAGCAGAAGCTGATGATATTAAGAAACAATTGGAAGAAGCTGGCGCTAAAGTCGAAATCAAATAA
- the secE gene encoding preprotein translocase subunit SecE, producing MTEKTPSESHSPNTGIAQWDKKSNQVKKRISVADYMKSVIAFSIFGLGLWVYYFNVLNISLYLRYALLVLSGLVAVVMILSWCQYGRGFLSYIKDSYVEFKKVVWPTRAESTKITIRVIIFALILSAFIYTVDSLITIVFNAVLLRG from the coding sequence ATGACAGAGAAAACACCTTCTGAATCACACTCACCTAATACGGGTATTGCTCAGTGGGATAAAAAAAGCAACCAAGTTAAGAAAAGAATAAGCGTTGCTGATTACATGAAGTCAGTTATCGCATTTTCTATATTTGGTTTAGGGTTGTGGGTGTACTATTTTAATGTCTTGAATATTTCCCTGTATTTAAGATATGCGCTCTTAGTTTTGAGTGGTTTGGTTGCAGTGGTAATGATTTTGTCTTGGTGTCAATATGGCAGAGGCTTTCTTTCTTATATTAAAGATTCGTATGTTGAATTTAAGAAAGTTGTTTGGCCGACTAGAGCCGAGTCTACTAAAATTACAATTAGAGTAATCATTTTTGCACTAATATTATCAGCCTTTATTTATACTGTAGATAGCCTGATTACTATAGTATTTAATGCAGTATTGTTGAGAGGTTAA
- the nusG gene encoding transcription termination/antitermination protein NusG gives MAKCWYVVQAYSGFEKNVQKTLKERVARENMEGYFGEILVPVEEVVDIKNGRRTVSERKFFPGYVLVEMEMTDESWHLVKSTPRVNGFIGGTANRPIPISQKEVESLMNQVGKGDTDRKPKPKVEFDIGQQVRVNDGPFADFNGVVEDVDYERNKLRVLVQIFGRETPVELEFSQVEKI, from the coding sequence ATGGCTAAATGCTGGTATGTTGTTCAAGCTTATTCTGGCTTTGAAAAAAATGTCCAAAAAACCTTGAAAGAACGAGTTGCTCGTGAAAATATGGAGGGCTATTTTGGTGAGATTCTTGTGCCAGTTGAAGAAGTGGTGGATATCAAGAATGGGCGACGTACTGTTAGTGAACGAAAGTTTTTTCCGGGTTATGTTCTTGTGGAAATGGAAATGACGGATGAGTCATGGCATTTGGTAAAAAGTACGCCTAGGGTGAATGGCTTTATTGGTGGTACTGCGAATCGGCCTATTCCTATTTCTCAGAAAGAAGTTGAGTCGTTGATGAATCAAGTGGGCAAGGGTGATACTGATCGTAAACCTAAGCCTAAAGTTGAGTTTGATATTGGTCAGCAAGTGAGAGTAAATGATGGTCCATTTGCTGATTTTAATGGCGTAGTAGAAGATGTTGATTATGAGCGTAACAAGCTAAGGGTTTTAGTTCAGATTTTTGGCAGAGAAACACCTGTTGAGCTTGAATTTAGCCAAGTTGAAAAAATTTAA
- a CDS encoding DUF494 domain-containing protein, protein MADVIAFLIEHFGNFDACPPSNDLGVLLEEAGFGDVEIGNLLMLLEALESQPKMNLPENAGKVVRVYCREELEVLPQEVLGLLHYLEQEKAIDAAQREFVINALLFMPQEEVTVNMAKILALLVLWAHQSELPVLIGDDLMVALHGAATMH, encoded by the coding sequence ATGGCAGATGTAATTGCTTTTTTAATCGAACATTTTGGAAATTTTGATGCATGCCCGCCTTCCAATGATTTGGGGGTGTTGCTGGAAGAAGCCGGCTTTGGCGATGTGGAAATCGGTAATTTACTGATGTTGTTGGAAGCTTTGGAGAGCCAGCCCAAAATGAATCTACCGGAAAATGCCGGTAAGGTTGTACGGGTTTATTGCCGGGAAGAGTTGGAAGTTCTGCCTCAGGAAGTGTTGGGTTTGCTGCATTATTTAGAGCAAGAGAAAGCAATTGATGCAGCGCAACGAGAGTTTGTGATTAATGCCTTATTGTTTATGCCGCAGGAAGAAGTAACGGTTAATATGGCGAAAATTCTGGCTTTGTTGGTGTTGTGGGCCCACCAGTCCGAGTTGCCTGTTTTGATTGGTGATGACTTGATGGTTGCATTGCATGGTGCGGCAACGATGCATTAA
- the rsmD gene encoding 16S rRNA (guanine(966)-N(2))-methyltransferase RsmD, protein MSKHSKHANQVRIIGGSCRGRKIRFLSADGLRPTADMVRERLFNWLGQDLTGLKVLDLFAGSGVLGLEAASRNARHVVMVEKYKDSSRLLQQNAVELELQDKITVASQDALNYLKSSGEKFDVVFLDPPYIWEDWEILFEVLEKCLSEKAMVYIEAANMPPIPQWLYLHRKGKSGKSLFEVRIYQP, encoded by the coding sequence GTGTCAAAACATTCAAAGCACGCTAATCAAGTAAGAATTATCGGCGGTAGCTGCAGAGGGCGGAAAATCCGATTCTTATCAGCCGACGGTTTGCGTCCTACCGCAGATATGGTTAGAGAGCGGCTATTTAATTGGCTCGGTCAAGATTTGACCGGTCTGAAAGTGCTGGATTTATTTGCAGGCAGTGGTGTTTTGGGGTTAGAGGCGGCGTCTCGTAATGCCAGACATGTTGTAATGGTGGAAAAATACAAAGATAGCAGCCGCCTATTGCAGCAAAATGCAGTTGAACTGGAGCTTCAAGATAAGATAACCGTAGCATCTCAGGATGCGCTTAATTATTTAAAATCATCAGGCGAAAAGTTTGATGTAGTGTTTCTTGATCCACCATATATATGGGAGGATTGGGAAATATTATTCGAAGTGTTGGAAAAATGCCTGTCTGAAAAAGCAATGGTGTATATAGAAGCAGCAAATATGCCTCCAATCCCCCAATGGCTGTATCTGCATCGTAAAGGCAAATCAGGAAAAAGCCTATTTGAAGTAAGAATATATCAACCCTAA
- the rplK gene encoding 50S ribosomal protein L11, whose amino-acid sequence MAKKIIGYIKLQIPAGKANPSPPVGPALGQRGLNIMEFCKAFNAATQGMEPGLPIPVVITAFADKSFTFVMKTPPASILLKKAAGLQKGSSNPLTSKVGKITRAQLEEIAKTKEPDLTAADLDAAVRTIAGSARSMGLDVEGV is encoded by the coding sequence GTGGCAAAAAAAATTATTGGTTATATTAAACTGCAAATTCCTGCAGGGAAAGCGAACCCTTCACCGCCGGTTGGTCCAGCATTAGGCCAACGTGGTTTGAATATTATGGAATTTTGTAAAGCGTTTAATGCGGCAACTCAAGGGATGGAGCCTGGTCTTCCAATTCCTGTGGTGATTACAGCTTTTGCTGATAAATCATTTACTTTTGTGATGAAGACGCCCCCTGCTTCAATCTTGTTGAAGAAGGCGGCTGGTTTGCAAAAAGGTAGTTCAAATCCGTTAACTAGCAAGGTAGGTAAAATAACACGTGCGCAACTGGAAGAGATTGCTAAAACTAAAGAGCCAGACTTAACTGCTGCTGATTTAGATGCGGCTGTTCGTACTATTGCTGGTTCTGCTCGTTCTATGGGTCTCGATGTGGAGGGTGTGTAA